CAGTGACGAGGAGTGATGTTCTTTTCATATTGGTTATAGATTGATTTTTTTATGATTTCGGGCGCTTTTTCAATAGCATATAGCCGGCAATACCGCCTATGATAGATGCTGCAAAGATACCAACTTTCGACTGAATAACGCTCTCCGACGAGTTAAAAGCAAGCATAGTGACAAACATTGACATGGTAAATCCAATGGAAGCAAGAAAGCCCAAGCCGATGATGATGCGCCATGTCATGGAGTGAGAACGGCGTCCAAGCCCCAGTTTTTCCATGAGCCAAACGGCAAAAGCAATGCCAATGGGCTTGCCAAGCAGCAGACCTGCCATGACACCGAGCGCCACATGATTGGCACTCAGCGTACTGAAATCCATGTCGACAAACGACACTCCTGCATTCGAAAGGGCGAAAATAGGCATGACAACAAACGAAACAAACGGATGAAGTGCATGCTCCAAACGCTGTAAAGGAGGCGTTGCCTGCATGGAATCTGCCTTTACTCGCGTCAGGATATCCAATTGTTCGGGCTCTAAAGTGCGCACATCATTGGGTTCGGCTTGCTCGAACTGACGCGTCAGTTTGTGTATTCTCGCGATGAATGTTGCCTCAGAAATGCGCGAGTCTGCAGGTATAACCATGGCAGCAAGTACGGCAGAAATGGTGGCATGTATACCTGAAGTGAGGAAGGAAAGCCATACACCTCCGATGCCGATAAGCCCGTAAAACCACACGTTTTTGATGCCCAATCGGTTGCCGGCAAACATGATTCCGAGGAACAGGATGCCCAAAGCAAGACTCGAAAACGAGATGTTTGAGGTATAGAAAAGGGCTATCACAACCACTGAACCAAGGTCGTCGACAATGGCAAGTGTGGTCAGAAACACTTTTGCTGACACTGGAATGCGGTCGCCTACCATATATAATACGGCCAAAGCAAAGGCGATGTCAGTGGCCATGGGTATTCCCCAGCCATGAGAAAAGGGCGTTCCAAGATTGAAAAGTAGATAGATCAATGCGGGAACAAGCATGCCGAAGACGGCCGCAGCAACAGGAAGTGTGACCTTACGGAGGTCGCGAAGCTCGCCACCTATAAACTCTCTCTTCAGTTCCAAGCCCACAACGAAGAAGAACATCGACATGAGTCCGTCGTTAATCCAATGGGCAACACTGAAGTTGAGCACTGATTTTCCATCTACGATAAAACCGAAATGATGCTCTAAGAAATGGAGATAATCACTGCGTAAGGGCGAGTTGGCCAGCAGAAGTGCAAGCACAACGAAGACGGCAAGCACTATTCCGCTCGACTTTTCGCGTTGTGTGAATTGCAAAATCGGTAAGAGTAAGCGGTGTTCTATCTGTTTCTGATAACGTTTTCTCATTGTTCCTGTCGTTTGTTTCCTGTCTATATATATGAAAAATGAAATGGGGTTGCTTCAAAACTGCGCTGCCTTGCGCATGCCTTTCGCTTTGCAAAGATAAACGAAA
The nucleotide sequence above comes from Segatella oris. Encoded proteins:
- the nhaA gene encoding Na+/H+ antiporter NhaA, whose protein sequence is MRKRYQKQIEHRLLLPILQFTQREKSSGIVLAVFVVLALLLANSPLRSDYLHFLEHHFGFIVDGKSVLNFSVAHWINDGLMSMFFFVVGLELKREFIGGELRDLRKVTLPVAAAVFGMLVPALIYLLFNLGTPFSHGWGIPMATDIAFALAVLYMVGDRIPVSAKVFLTTLAIVDDLGSVVVIALFYTSNISFSSLALGILFLGIMFAGNRLGIKNVWFYGLIGIGGVWLSFLTSGIHATISAVLAAMVIPADSRISEATFIARIHKLTRQFEQAEPNDVRTLEPEQLDILTRVKADSMQATPPLQRLEHALHPFVSFVVMPIFALSNAGVSFVDMDFSTLSANHVALGVMAGLLLGKPIGIAFAVWLMEKLGLGRRSHSMTWRIIIGLGFLASIGFTMSMFVTMLAFNSSESVIQSKVGIFAASIIGGIAGYMLLKKRPKS